Proteins encoded in a region of the Ornithodoros turicata isolate Travis chromosome 3, ASM3712646v1, whole genome shotgun sequence genome:
- the LOC135390145 gene encoding uncharacterized protein LOC135390145, which translates to MSSSPKEESMSPELPTGIQEISGEYATGTLFNSGLSKGPSTSTTTSNVRNKISSADAEEQSPAASRPAINPRIALITAALMGHSIYKSKILRLCMALSGISIVTAALAFIAVKYIKDSVKPNVDTNTEVRNETTTAGNIESTRGNRSNASLPLAIFNQMEHGETVYVFDLD; encoded by the exons ATGTCGTCATCCCCGAAAGAAGAGTCTATGTCCCCGGAACTGCCCACGGGTATACAAGAGATCTCCGGCGAATATGCTACGGGCACCCTCTTCAACTCTGGCCTGTCCAAGGGCCCATCCACGAGCACAACGACGAGCAATGTACGCAACAAAATATCCTCCGCAGATGCCGAAGAACAGTCCCCTGCGGCGTCCAGGCCTGCAATCAATCCCAGGATCGCCCTCATCACTGCCGCACTCATGGGACATTCAATCTACAAATCTAAAATCTTGCG ACTGTGCATGGCTCTCTCTGGAATATCGATCGTGACGGCAGCCTTAGCCTTTATCGCCGTCAAGTACATAAAGGACAGCGTCAAGCCTAACGTAGATACCAATACTGAGGTGCGTAACGAGACCACCACCGCAGGAAACATCGAATCCACCCGTGGGAACCGAAGCAACGCATCTCTTCCGCTCGCAATCTTCAACCAGATGGAACATGGGGAGACGGTATATGTATTCGACCTCGACTAG